In one Oreochromis aureus strain Israel breed Guangdong linkage group 2, ZZ_aureus, whole genome shotgun sequence genomic region, the following are encoded:
- the nxt2 gene encoding NTF2-related export protein 2, translating into MATTLDFRTHADQSCRYSEEFVNIYYDCMDKKRRNLIRLYLDKATLVWNGNAVSGQEALGEFFESLPSSEFQVQTLDCQPVHEQATQGQTTLLVVTGGTVKFEGNKQRFFNQNFLLTAQASPNNDQPVWKIASDCFRFQDWNS; encoded by the exons ATGGCAACCACCCTG GATTTCAGGACTCATGCCGACCAGTCATGCAGATATTCAGAAGAATTTGTCAACATTTATTACGACTGTATGGATAAGAAGAGGCGG AACTTAATCCGGCTCTACCTGGACAAGGCCACCTTGGTGTGGAACGGGAATGCGGTGTCAGGACAGGAAGCTCTGGGCGAGTTTTTTGAGTCACTGCCATCCAGCGAGTTCCAGGTTCAAACACTGGATTGCCAGCCTGTGCACG AGCAAGCAACCCAAGGCCAGACAACACTGCTTGTGGTGACCGGTGGCACAGTCAAGTTTGAAGGGAACAAACAGCGTTTTTTCAACCAGAACTTTCTCCTAACAGCTCAGGCTTCACCCAACAACGATCAGCCCGTGTGGAAGATCGCTAGCGACTGTTTCCGCTTTCAAGACTGGAATAGCTGA